In a single window of the Nicotiana tomentosiformis chromosome 8, ASM39032v3, whole genome shotgun sequence genome:
- the LOC138897574 gene encoding uncharacterized protein encodes MAEVDNEVPEKLGHNHPLFLNSNDNSGIILISLQLQGPENYSVWSRAMRIAILGRNKLGFIDGRCKRESYGPNLVDLWDRFNAIVLSWIMNCISPELLSGIVYSSNVSAVWNDMKEKFDKVDLSRIFQIHKSIATVNQGTSSISSYFSKLRLLWAEFDSLAPIPGCDYEKSREFVVFMEKLKLLQFLMGLNESYEQARNQLLMMIPAPSINKAS; translated from the coding sequence ATGGCGGAAGTTGATAACGAAGTTCCAGAAAAGTTAGGTCACAATCATCCTCTGTTTCTGAACTCTAATGATAATTCAGGAATAATTTTGATCTCATTACAACTACAAGGTCCAGAGAATTACTCTGTGTGGAGTCGTGCTATGAGGATTGCCATTTTAGGACGAAACAAGTTAGGGTTCATAGATGGCAGGTGCAAACGAGAGAGTTATGGTCCAAATCTAGTGGATCTCTGGGACAGATTCAATGCAATAGTGTTGTCGTGGATAATGAATTGCATCTCGCCAGAATTACTCAGTGGAATTGTCTATTCTTCAAATGTGAGTGCTGTGTGGAATGATATGAAAGAGAAATTCGACAAGGTTGATCTCTCCAGAATTTTTCAGATTCACAAAAGCATTGCCACAGTAAATCAAGGTACTAGCTCAATCTCCTCATATTTTTCGAAATTACGTCTACTGTGGGCAGAATTTGATAGTCTAGCACCAATTCCTGGGTGTGACTATGAGAAATCTCGTGAATTTGTTGTGTTTATGGAGAAATTGAAGCTTCTACAATTTCTCATGGGACTTAATGAGTCATATGAACAAGCGAGAAATCAATTGTTAATGATGATTCCTGCTCCCTCTATTAACAAAGCCTCTTAA